A segment of the Cenarchaeum symbiosum A genome:
CTGGCTTGCCGAGCACCCGTATGCCTCAATCCATATGCGCGCCATCATCTATCCCAGGAGCTTGTCCATCTCCTTGTTTGTCACCAGGCCGCCCGAGACTGCAATATCGCGTATGGTCCGGCCTGTCCCCAGCGATTCCTTGTAGAGTTCTGCAGAGCGGGAATAGCCTATCCTGGGCGCCAGCAGCGTCACTATTACAGGGCTTGATTCAATCCTGCCGCGCAGCCCCTTTTTGTCCGCCGTTAGCCCGTCTATCAGGTTGGCGGAAAATACCGGCAGAAAGCTTGCCAGCATGTCAGTCGATTCGAGCACCGACTTTAGCATGCCCGGCAGCATTACATTTAGCTCAAACTGCCCCGCCTGCACGGCGTGCGCTGCTGCAGTATCATTTCCTATTATGGAATAGCACACCATGTTCATGCATTCCGCAAGCGACGGGTTTACCTTGCCTGGCATTATCGACGAGCCTGCGTGCACCGCGGGTATGCCTATCTCGGATAGGCCCGCAACGGGCCCCGACGCCATGAGGCGTATATCATTTGCAAGCCTGCCGAGCTCGAGCGCGAGGTTTCTAAGGGCAGAAGAGACGCCCGCCACGGCCAGCCTGCTTTGCAGCGCATACTGCATGTCAGGCTCGGGCCTCAGCCTGAGGCCTGATATCCTTGCAAGCTCCCTTATCGCTGCCCTCCTGTACCCCCTGGGCGTGTTGGCCCCCGTGCCGACTGCCGTGCCGCCAAGGGCGACAGGCTCGAGCCCTTTCATGGAATAGGCAAGGGCCGCGCCTGCGCGGGAGGCGGCAGTAGCGTGCGCGGCAAGCTCCCCCCCGAGCGTGACCGGCAGAGCATCCATGAGGTGCGTCCTGCCTATCTTTTTGTGCCGTGCAAAGCTGCGCGCCTTGGATTTTAGCGAGCGGACCAGCATCCCCACGCCGGAGAGCGCCCTGCCGGAGCCCCCAAGTATCGATACGTGCATTGCGGTAGGGAAGGTGTCGTTTGTCGACTGGGACATGTTGACATGGTCGTTTGGGTGTATGTATTCATAGTCTCCTAGCTTCCTGCCTGCAATCTCGAGCGCCACGTTGGCTATGACCTCGTTTGCGTTCATGTTAAACGCGGTCCCCGCGCCGGAGTTTATCATATCTATTACAAACTGGTCGCGGAACCTGCCGGAGAGCACCATATCGCAGGCGCGCGTAATCGCCCTGCCGCGCCGGGCATCGAGCGCGCCAGCCTTTGTGTTTGCTGCAGCCGCCGAGCGCTTTATCATTGAATACGCCTCGATTAGCGCGGGGTGGGCAGCAGTACCGGTCACGCGGTACTGTTCGGCTGCCCTGGCGGTAAACGGCCCGTAATAGGCGTCTGCGGGGATCTTTACCCTCCCCAGCGAGTCCTCGTCTGTCCTGTATCTCACGGGGCCGCATGATCTTGCAGGCTTAATCACTCTATCGCGCCCGCCCCAAGCTTGAATTATATTCAATGGGGCAATTCCCGCGTGCATGGGCTTTAACGAGACGGTGCTTATATGCGACAAGGCGGACCCCGTCCTGGGCAGGATACTCCAGCAGAACGGTCTCCGCGTAAGCTACAAGCCGGAGATCACGCCAGAAGAGCTTGCAGCAGAGGCGCCCGGATACAGCATCATCATAGTGAGGAGCAGGACCACGATAACGGGCGAGATAATCCGCAGTGCAAAGGACTGCAAGATAATAGCCCGCGTGGGCGTGGGCCTTGACAACATAGACCTGGCCGCGGCAGAGTCCGCGGGCGTGCGCGTCATCAACGCGGTAGAGGGCGCCACTACTGCAGTGTCCGAGCTTGTGCTCGGAATGATGCTGTGCATGGCAAGGCAGATCCCCCGGGCCGACCGCGGCATAAGGGGCGGCAAGTGGCTCAAGGGCGAGCTGGGCGGGACCGAGCTAAAGGGCAAGTACCTGGGGATAGTCGGGCTTGGCAACATAGGAAGGCGCCTAGGACGGCTCGCCAGGGGGATGAACATGAACATCATAGGGCACGATGTCGTCCCAATAGACGCAGAGTTCTCTAGGGAGGTGGGCCTGATGAAGACCGACCTGAATACCCTGCTGGGCAGCTCCGACTATGTGTCCCTGCATGTGCCGCTCCTGGATTCGACCCGCCACATGATCAACGCAGAAAAGCTGGCCCTGATGAAGCCTACTTCGAGGATAGTCAACACGTCGCGCGGCGGCATAATAGACGAAGACGCTCTGTACGAGGCCCTCAGCGGGGGCAGGATAGCGGGCGCGGCCCTTGACGTCTTTGAGAGCGAGCCTGCGACGGGGCACAGGCTTGCCGAACTTGACAATGTCATACTTACGCCGCACGTGGGCGCAGCTACTGCCGAGGCCCAGTCGCTTGCGGCAAACGTGATAGGCGAGAAGATAATACAGATACTCAGGGGAGTAATCTGAGCGCCGAATAGTGACTGCCCATGCCACTATTTTTAAGGCACCTCCGCGGATCGTGCGCATGATGCGGGCTGCATGGGCGATACTTTTGCTGGCCGCGCCCTTCGCTGTATTTGCCGTTCCCGGCGAGGTCATGGTGGACCTGGAGGGGGAAGCTGTGGCCATAAGCTATGACGCGGTAGGCCTCGAGGTAAGAGACGCGGTGATAGACCGGGATGCCACTTCCGTGATATTCGAGGTGGAGGTCACCGGAACCCCGGGGATGCTGACTATTACAATGGAGAGGGAGTTTCTCGACGCGATAGAGGACGGAGAAGATGTGGATTTCGTGGTAATAGCGGACGCAGAGGTAACGGACCATGAGGAGGTCTCTACCGATGACGGGAGCAGGGTGCTGCAGATTGAGCTGTCTGCAGGAATAGAGGATGTAGAGGTGATAGGAAGGGTCTTTGCCATGCTCGATGCAGGTCCTGAGCCCCGGACGGAAGATGCGGAGCCGGTGGATGCCGAAGAGCCCGGGGATGCGGCAGATGAAGATCCCGAGGATGTGGAAGTGGACGAGCCTGCGGATGCCAGCGTGCGCGAGCCCCGGACGGGGACAGACGGGCGCGATGATATGGAAGGGGCCGGACCCGAGACGGAGGAGCTGGAGGATGCAGGGGCCGCAGAAACGAGAGATGATTCAGATCAAGGGCGCGAGGCCATGGCGG
Coding sequences within it:
- a CDS encoding fumarate hydratase/fumarase (COG1027), producing MHAGIAPLNIIQAWGGRDRVIKPARSCGPVRYRTDEDSLGRVKIPADAYYGPFTARAAEQYRVTGTAAHPALIEAYSMIKRSAAAANTKAGALDARRGRAITRACDMVLSGRFRDQFVIDMINSGAGTAFNMNANEVIANVALEIAGRKLGDYEYIHPNDHVNMSQSTNDTFPTAMHVSILGGSGRALSGVGMLVRSLKSKARSFARHKKIGRTHLMDALPVTLGGELAAHATAASRAGAALAYSMKGLEPVALGGTAVGTGANTPRGYRRAAIRELARISGLRLRPEPDMQYALQSRLAVAGVSSALRNLALELGRLANDIRLMASGPVAGLSEIGIPAVHAGSSIMPGKVNPSLAECMNMVCYSIIGNDTAAAHAVQAGQFELNVMLPGMLKSVLESTDMLASFLPVFSANLIDGLTADKKGLRGRIESSPVIVTLLAPRIGYSRSAELYKESLGTGRTIRDIAVSGGLVTNKEMDKLLG
- a CDS encoding phosphoglycerate dehydrogenase (COG0111), with the protein product MGFNETVLICDKADPVLGRILQQNGLRVSYKPEITPEELAAEAPGYSIIIVRSRTTITGEIIRSAKDCKIIARVGVGLDNIDLAAAESAGVRVINAVEGATTAVSELVLGMMLCMARQIPRADRGIRGGKWLKGELGGTELKGKYLGIVGLGNIGRRLGRLARGMNMNIIGHDVVPIDAEFSREVGLMKTDLNTLLGSSDYVSLHVPLLDSTRHMINAEKLALMKPTSRIVNTSRGGIIDEDALYEALSGGRIAGAALDVFESEPATGHRLAELDNVILTPHVGAATAEAQSLAANVIGEKIIQILRGVI